The genomic segment GTAGCGGGTGGATTCTGCGGCGGATCGATCGGGAATCGGCGCTCGCGCCGCGGCTCCGCGCTCGCAGACGACCTGACTCCGATGCGCAACAGCGCGCCGTTTTGCGGCTTCCGGCGACGACGCGCGTCACCGGCCGCGGGCTGACGTACAATCGCGCTCGACTCGAACACGGGGGAATGCACGTGAGGAAGTGGTTCATCGTCTCGGCCGTGGGACGCGACCGGCCGGGGATCGTGGCCGACCTCGCGCAGCTCGTCTTCGACAGCGAGGCGAACCTGGAAGACTCGCGGATGACGCTTCTCGGCAACGAGTTCGCAGCGATCCTGCTCTGCTCCGGAGCATCCGCGGATCTGGAGCAGCGGCTGGCGGCCGGCGCGCGGCGGCTCGAGTGGCAGCACCGGCTCACGATCTTCATCCGCCCGCTCGAAGGCGAGCCGCGCCCGCCGGTCCCGGCGCCCGGCACGCGTCTGTACGCGATCGAGACGCAAGGCATGGACCGAGCCGGAATCGTGGCGGGAATCTGCAGGACGCTCGCCGACCTGCACGTGAACATCGCGGACCTGCGCTCGAGCTCGCTGCCCTCGCCGTCGGGCGCCGCGCTGTATCGAATGAACGTGCTCGCGGAGGTGCCCGAGTCGCTCGATCCCGCGCGGCTGGCCAAGGCGCTCGAGGAGAGCGGCGGGCGCCTGGGCGTCGATGTCTCGCTCACTCCCGCCTGAGCGGGTGCTGATCGTCGGCGCCGGGCTCTCGGGCCTGGTCGCCGCGCACCGACTCGCCGCAGCCGGCCGAAGCGTGCTCGTGCTCGAGGCGAGCGCGGGCATCGGCGGCAAGCACGCCACGGAGACTCTCGCGGGCATCGCCTGCGAGCGCTGGCCGTCGTTCCTGCCGCGGGCGGCGCGCGCGTACACGGAGCTCGAAGCCGAGCTCGGCTTCGGCTCCGCGATCGCGCGCATCCCGCTCTCGCGCGTCGGCTGGCTTCGCGGCGATCACGTGATCACCGGATCGACGCGAGCGTGCGAATGGATGCGGCGCTCGCCGCTTGCGGCGCCGCGTCTGCGGCGGCTCTCGCTCCTTTCGAGCTGGCTCGGCTCCGAGATCGACCCGGAAGCGCCGGAGCGGTCGACCCGGCTCGACGACCGCAGCATCGCCGACTTCTGTCGCGTGTACCTGGGCCGGCGCGCGCTCGACGCGTTCCTCGCGCCGCTCTTCGCGACGGCGTTCGGCAGCGATGCCGCGCAGACGAGTCGCGAGCTGCTCTTCGCGCTGCTCGACGGGCGCGCGGAGATCGGCCTCGATCTGGTCCCGGGCGCGGCGGCCCTGGTCGACGCGCTCGCGGCTCGCGCGCCCGAGATCCGCACCGGCGCGCGCGTCGCCGCGATCGACACCGACGGCCGAGGTGCTCGGCTCGAGAGCGGCGAACGACTGGCGGCGGACGCGGTTCTGCTCGCCGTCGGCTCGGACGAGGCGATGCGCCTGCTGCCCGACGCATCGCCCGCGGAGCGTGCGGCGGCCGGGAAGCTCGAGGCCGGATCGGGCCTCGCGCTCGCGCTGGCGACACGACCCGGTGTCGAGCTTCCGGCTCGCGTGCTGTGCGTTCCGGAGCGCGCGGGCGGCGAGCTCGCCGGCGTGATCGACGCGACGCCCGCGGACGCGCGCGGGCTCCGGCTCCTGCACCTGGTCGCGCGGCCGAGCCTCTTCGCGCGGCACGGCCACCGGCCCGACGACGAGATCGCGCACTTCCTGATCGAATCCGCGGCGCGGCTGGTTCCCGGCCTTTCCGGCGCGATCGAAGCTCGTCGGCTGCACCGGCTGCCGCGCGCGCTCCCGGCGTTCTCCGTCGGCCACTACCGCGCGCTCGAAGTGCTGCGCGAATCGATGCGAAATCGGCCCGGGCGCCGCGTGGCTCTCGCCGGAGACTGGCTCGTGGCGCCGCACCTCGAGGGCGAGCTCGCGTCGGGACTGCGCGCGGCCGCCGAGCCAGGCGCGCTCAGTCCGCGAGCGTAGCCACCGTCACGCCGTTTCCGCCCTCGCGCGGATCTCCGGGCGCGAAGCTGCCCACGCCCGGCGCGATCCGCAGCCAGGCGCGAATCGCATCGCGGAGCGCGCCCGTTCCGTGCCCGTGGATGAAGACGATGCGACCGCCGCCGCGGCCGAGCAGTCGCTGGAGTGCAGCCTCGGCGCGCTCGACCGCCTCGTCCACGCGCAAGCCCCGCAGGTCGCAGTCGAGCCGTGCAGGCTCGCCGTCTTCCGCACGCTCCACCGAGATCCGCGAGCTTCGCGACGACGGCGCCGGCGCGGACCCGGCCGCGAGCACGCGCGCGATCCGCCCGGCCGGCACGACCGTGCGCACGCCGCCGACGCGCACCGCCACGCGACCGCGCCGATCGGGCGCGGCGACGACGACGCAGATGCCGGGAATCCCGCGGATCTCGACGCGCGCATCGGGCCCGAGCGCGGCGAGATCGACCGCGGGCGTCGTCTCCGGCGCGGGCACCTCTGCGTGCGCGCGTTCCGCGGAGGCGGTGCGCTCGCGAATCCGCTCGAGCGCGCCGCGCGCCGCGTTCGCATCGCGGCCCCGTTCCGGTCCGGGCTCGCTCTCGCCGCGCTGCAGCCCGCGCACCACGTGCGCGATCTCCGCGCGCGCGCGCGCGAACGCGCTCTCGAGGTCCGCCTTCATCGCCGCCAGCGCCTGTTCGCGCGCGCTGCGCAGCGCCGCGAGTCGGGTCTCGTACGCTTCGCGCGCGGCCTCTCCCTCTGCGCGCATGCGCAGCGCTTCGAGCCGCTCCGCCTCGAGCTCCTGGCGCAGCTCCGAGAGCCCGCGCGTCAGCGCCTCGAGACGCGAGTCCTCTCGATCCAGGAGCTCACGCGCTCGCTCGACCACCGGCTCGGGCAGGCCCATCCGCTGCGCCGCCCACATCGCGCCGCTCGACCCCGGCTGGCCCGCGTGGATCCTGAAGGTGGGAAGCAGCGTCGCGA from the Deltaproteobacteria bacterium genome contains:
- a CDS encoding FAD-dependent oxidoreductase; amino-acid sequence: MSRSLPPERVLIVGAGLSGLVAAHRLAAAGRSVLVLEASAGIGGKHATETLAGIACERWPSFLPRAARAYTELEAELGFGSAIARIPLSRVGWLRGDHVITGSTRACEWMRRSPLAAPRLRRLSLLSSWLGSEIDPEAPERSTRLDDRSIADFCRVYLGRRALDAFLAPLFATAFGSDAAQTSRELLFALLDGRAEIGLDLVPGAAALVDALAARAPEIRTGARVAAIDTDGRGARLESGERLAADAVLLAVGSDEAMRLLPDASPAERAAAGKLEAGSGLALALATRPGVELPARVLCVPERAGGELAGVIDATPADARGLRLLHLVARPSLFARHGHRPDDEIAHFLIESAARLVPGLSGAIEARRLHRLPRALPAFSVGHYRALEVLRESMRNRPGRRVALAGDWLVAPHLEGELASGLRAAAEPGALSPRA